A window of the Dyadobacter pollutisoli genome harbors these coding sequences:
- a CDS encoding hybrid sensor histidine kinase/response regulator transcription factor, which produces MLCTWAKGQPGAQQPGAARPRSAQPNAAQPYVAWVKHYGPEDGLAHREVNAIFQDRQGFIWFGTKFGLSRFDGKTFTNFTKDRNGLEFDDIQSIAQDADGLLWLMGPYGESRIALFNPLTGKTIPFEKKFGEKHTGNYLNFPQRLFGSTDGTIFFANFRPAVLSSYHPKSGLRHVRLSRFKQLTIRQITARNTVWAIADGQNFVELTTDGRILKEYKHAEDLFTNCLGQRNAGTEFCYLASNLSDGFVKAYRIDDSGERHQIPHTQQPVLSHALFPVCYVFDKTGAIWDGTRLRDKTGALLLDIADQLTGEAVVNRSFFVDQNGSMWLGTSFGVYQIKVVPNYFRRLFYNATYTGEKAAAIRGITVSGDTLYASFEKFGLYTSNIVGGSVKKLLSDPLHGPTIALIDHPPGRLMIGLANQLVDYDRKTGKQTAYQLLNNSTIWALHPFGEDRWLAGGRLGLWVADSKTGRLESFADYNQFPELAQSHVLYIAPDRNGTFWICSGTGLYTIDPVKGVTARYWSGGKGSFHLPGDAYEHFYQDQNGIYWLGTANAGLIRWDKKRNEYRQFRRTEGLTNDNIHAIYPDRRGTLWLSSDHGIMQFNPAKLTTRAYFTQDGVTHDEFNRIAHFQDKAGKIYFGGLNGITSFDPRDFESEKPPAPLPMRVVSFRQFDNALGQLKDKTEELAKTQQIIIQPGEQTAVLEFAMLNFADADKNVYAYQLKGLDNAWTQQAESSLRLGNLPYGQYQLLIKGQATNGQWSSNTLTIGIDVRRPFYLQLWFLGLVTLLLIAGIWGWLKWRIWNHQQEQLRLEAEIRHATARIEQDKQVIERQAKSLHLLNEAKSRFFANISHEFRTPLTVILGMTSELKRYEPSQIVERSRRVADLIERNGSSLLRLINQILDLSKLESGAMSWQPIRADFVRFARYVAESFDTMAAAKDIQMHFHSAERDLEADFDKDKLQDILSNLLTNAIKFTPSGGQVYLRLTVDSTTASENEGPLHSQGFYEAVSSVQQPDSQWISIYVRNTGPGIEADKLPLIFDRFFQVSGQQASETSGTGIGLALVRELVSLMQGGLAVRSVPGQGAEFLVRFRRTRQAPFVLLPQVELVSSSLEMPETPTVPSDVAGEKPVLLLVEDNEDVAAYIVSAMSTDYHIIRADNGEAGIELALENIPDLILTDVMMPLKDGYELCDSLKNNPATSHIPIVMLTARAGMADRISGLRRGADAYLTKPFQREELEVVLSNLLQSRRRLWAYYSQQVMESAHADMAPVEENESLENLFLQRLRSALEEQWGNNPASMETICQQIGMSRSSLHRKMIALTGMSVTRYDRMLRLTESRHLLTTTAMTVSEVAYAVGFEDPKYFSRLFSEEFDQSPTEFRRLKQ; this is translated from the coding sequence TTGTTGTGCACTTGGGCAAAAGGCCAGCCGGGTGCACAACAACCGGGTGCGGCCCGGCCGCGCTCGGCCCAACCGAATGCGGCCCAACCCTATGTGGCGTGGGTGAAGCATTATGGCCCCGAGGATGGCCTTGCGCACCGGGAAGTAAATGCGATCTTTCAGGACCGGCAAGGATTTATATGGTTTGGTACCAAGTTTGGACTCAGCCGGTTTGATGGGAAAACTTTTACCAATTTCACCAAAGATCGTAACGGGCTTGAATTTGATGATATACAATCCATTGCCCAAGACGCCGATGGCCTGTTATGGCTCATGGGGCCGTATGGGGAATCCCGGATAGCCCTGTTCAATCCATTGACGGGAAAGACAATTCCTTTTGAGAAAAAATTCGGAGAAAAGCACACCGGTAACTACTTGAATTTTCCGCAGCGCCTATTTGGCAGCACGGATGGAACTATATTTTTTGCCAATTTCCGTCCAGCTGTACTTTCGTCTTATCACCCAAAATCAGGCCTTAGGCATGTCCGTCTTTCGCGGTTCAAACAACTGACCATCCGCCAGATAACCGCTCGCAATACCGTTTGGGCCATCGCCGACGGACAGAATTTTGTTGAACTTACCACTGACGGACGAATTCTTAAAGAGTATAAGCATGCAGAGGACTTGTTTACAAATTGTCTGGGGCAACGCAACGCGGGTACCGAATTTTGTTATTTGGCTTCAAATCTGTCAGACGGCTTCGTTAAAGCGTACAGAATTGACGACTCGGGCGAACGGCACCAAATTCCGCACACACAGCAACCCGTTTTATCACATGCACTTTTTCCGGTTTGTTATGTCTTTGATAAAACCGGCGCAATATGGGATGGAACCCGTCTCCGCGACAAAACCGGTGCATTGCTTCTGGATATTGCGGATCAGCTGACGGGAGAAGCCGTAGTCAACCGGAGCTTTTTTGTGGATCAAAATGGTTCGATGTGGTTGGGGACAAGTTTTGGCGTGTATCAGATAAAAGTGGTGCCCAATTACTTTCGAAGGTTATTTTACAATGCTACCTACACCGGAGAAAAAGCAGCTGCCATTCGCGGAATCACAGTTAGCGGGGACACACTCTATGCCAGTTTCGAAAAGTTTGGACTGTACACCAGCAATATAGTCGGTGGATCGGTAAAAAAACTTTTGAGCGATCCGCTTCATGGGCCAACAATTGCCCTGATCGATCATCCGCCTGGGCGGCTCATGATAGGATTGGCAAATCAATTGGTTGACTATGACCGTAAAACTGGCAAGCAAACGGCATATCAGCTACTCAATAACAGTACGATATGGGCGCTCCATCCATTTGGTGAAGATCGGTGGCTGGCAGGCGGTCGTCTGGGGTTGTGGGTGGCGGATTCCAAAACCGGCCGGCTGGAATCATTTGCCGACTATAACCAGTTTCCCGAGCTTGCGCAGTCGCATGTGCTATACATTGCGCCTGATCGGAATGGTACGTTCTGGATTTGCTCGGGAACCGGTTTGTATACCATTGACCCGGTCAAAGGCGTCACTGCCCGGTATTGGAGTGGTGGGAAAGGTAGTTTTCATTTGCCAGGTGACGCTTACGAGCATTTTTATCAGGATCAAAACGGTATCTATTGGTTGGGAACAGCCAATGCAGGATTGATACGATGGGATAAGAAACGGAATGAATACCGGCAGTTCCGGCGCACAGAGGGGCTCACCAATGACAATATACACGCCATATACCCGGATCGGAGAGGCACGCTTTGGTTAAGCAGCGACCACGGTATCATGCAATTCAACCCGGCCAAGCTGACTACCCGGGCGTATTTTACCCAGGACGGTGTTACCCATGATGAGTTTAACCGCATCGCGCATTTTCAGGATAAAGCCGGAAAGATATATTTTGGGGGGCTGAATGGAATTACTTCGTTTGATCCCCGGGACTTCGAAAGCGAAAAACCGCCGGCTCCGCTGCCTATGCGCGTGGTTTCGTTTCGTCAATTCGATAACGCACTGGGTCAGCTCAAAGACAAAACAGAGGAACTCGCTAAAACGCAGCAAATCATTATCCAGCCAGGTGAACAAACCGCTGTGCTTGAATTTGCAATGCTGAATTTTGCCGACGCAGATAAGAACGTATATGCCTATCAGTTGAAGGGCCTGGACAATGCCTGGACCCAGCAGGCCGAATCGTCGTTAAGGCTGGGGAACCTGCCTTACGGCCAATACCAGTTACTGATCAAGGGGCAGGCGACCAACGGGCAATGGTCGTCCAACACATTAACGATCGGGATTGACGTCAGGCGGCCTTTTTATCTACAGTTATGGTTTCTGGGCTTAGTAACGCTGTTATTGATTGCCGGTATCTGGGGCTGGTTGAAATGGCGGATCTGGAACCACCAGCAGGAACAACTCCGACTCGAAGCCGAGATCAGGCACGCTACTGCCCGCATTGAACAGGATAAACAAGTTATTGAGCGTCAGGCGAAGTCGCTTCATCTGCTCAATGAAGCCAAGTCACGGTTTTTTGCCAATATTTCCCACGAGTTTCGCACACCGCTGACTGTTATTCTGGGTATGACCTCTGAGCTGAAACGTTACGAACCCAGCCAGATTGTAGAGCGAAGCCGTCGGGTGGCTGACTTGATTGAGCGCAATGGCAGTAGCCTGCTGCGGTTGATCAATCAGATTCTGGACCTTTCCAAACTCGAATCGGGGGCAATGTCCTGGCAGCCGATCCGGGCTGATTTCGTCCGGTTCGCACGTTATGTCGCCGAGTCTTTCGATACCATGGCAGCCGCCAAGGACATTCAAATGCATTTTCATTCGGCTGAGCGGGATTTGGAAGCCGATTTTGACAAAGATAAACTGCAAGATATTTTATCGAATCTTTTAACCAATGCTATCAAATTTACACCAAGCGGTGGCCAGGTATACCTCCGGTTAACGGTCGATTCCACTACGGCCAGCGAAAACGAAGGGCCACTCCATAGCCAGGGATTTTATGAAGCGGTTTCGTCGGTACAACAGCCGGATAGCCAATGGATTTCAATCTACGTCCGTAATACCGGTCCGGGTATCGAAGCCGATAAGTTGCCGCTGATCTTTGATCGGTTTTTTCAGGTTTCCGGCCAGCAGGCTTCCGAAACAAGCGGGACTGGCATTGGCCTGGCGCTGGTACGTGAACTGGTCTCCCTGATGCAGGGCGGCCTGGCGGTTCGAAGCGTACCCGGGCAGGGAGCTGAGTTTCTGGTTCGTTTCCGCCGGACCCGGCAAGCGCCCTTCGTTCTGCTACCACAGGTCGAGCTGGTTTCCAGTAGCCTTGAAATGCCGGAAACGCCCACAGTACCGAGTGATGTAGCCGGAGAAAAACCGGTTCTGCTGCTGGTGGAAGACAATGAGGATGTAGCCGCTTACATTGTCTCCGCGATGAGTACCGATTACCACATTATCCGCGCCGACAATGGTGAGGCAGGCATTGAACTGGCATTAGAAAATATCCCGGACCTGATCCTGACCGATGTGATGATGCCATTGAAAGATGGTTATGAGCTGTGCGATTCACTGAAAAACAATCCCGCGACAAGTCACATTCCGATCGTCATGCTGACTGCCCGGGCTGGTATGGCGGACCGGATCAGCGGACTTCGCCGTGGCGCCGACGCTTATCTGACTAAACCGTTTCAACGGGAGGAGTTGGAGGTTGTGCTGAGTAACCTGCTGCAATCCCGCCGCCGGTTATGGGCCTATTACAGCCAGCAGGTAATGGAGTCTGCGCACGCGGACATGGCACCTGTTGAGGAAAACGAGTCTCTCGAAAATTTGTTTTTGCAAAGACTACGGTCAGCATTGGAAGAGCAGTGGGGCAATAACCCGGCATCGATGGAAACGATTTGCCAACAGATTGGTATGAGCCGCTCTTCGCTCCACCGGAAGATGATCGCCCTCACTGGAATGTCGGTCACCCGCTATGATCGAATGCTCCGCCTGACCGAGTCCCGCCATTTGCTGACCACTACTGCCATGACTGTTTCCGAAGTAGCTTATGCAGTGGGATTTGAAGATCCCAAGTATTTCAGCAGGCTGTTTTCCGAAGAATTTGACCAATCTCCGACCGAATTCCGGCGGTTGAAACAATAG
- a CDS encoding glycoside hydrolase family 30 protein — protein sequence MSTLLRGQLHLLVILFCSLGCIFNCLGTGLYINRIAGDSTIQLHINPDITHQTIRHFGASDTWSCQFVGKWPDAKKNAIADLLFSNEPLATGGLKGIGLSLWRFNVGSGSTEQGDASGIKDDWRRTESFRKADGTYDWDKQAGQLWFMSAAKTRGVNEFLIFPNTPPVHLTVNGKSYASNGQPNLKPGQFGDFSNFLADIVDGIRNRTGITFQYISPINEPQWDWSHAGQEGTPFLNDHVASVTSSLSAALLKRKLPTQIVVAEAAQIDYLYSDFGMPARGTNIYTFFDKNSAHYLGSLPNLHPVISGHSYLTTSPFELSEIKRKQLASAVKKVPGLDYWMTEYCVLGDNEGEIKGEGRDLTIHTALYVARVIHNDLANANASAWHWWLAVSPYDYKDGLVYIDKNKENGSFQTSKMLWALGNFSAFIRPGAVRIELSGLPGNPDLLASSYKNTTGEIVTVLVNSGTEKVNVNLALPAGKLQDVKQYETSADKDLVQTQILKEGNNLTINAKSIVTVIGKIHP from the coding sequence ATGTCAACACTGTTACGAGGTCAGCTTCATTTGTTAGTGATTTTATTTTGCTCGCTGGGGTGTATCTTCAATTGTCTCGGCACCGGATTATATATAAATCGCATTGCCGGGGACAGCACTATTCAACTGCACATTAATCCGGATATTACCCATCAAACGATCAGACATTTTGGGGCGTCCGATACCTGGTCATGTCAGTTTGTAGGAAAATGGCCTGATGCTAAAAAGAATGCGATTGCCGATTTGCTTTTCAGTAACGAGCCCCTGGCGACTGGCGGCTTGAAGGGTATTGGTCTTTCTCTCTGGCGTTTCAATGTCGGATCGGGATCGACTGAGCAAGGTGACGCGAGTGGCATTAAAGATGATTGGAGGCGAACGGAATCTTTTCGGAAAGCCGACGGTACCTACGATTGGGACAAACAAGCCGGCCAATTGTGGTTTATGAGTGCTGCGAAGACGCGCGGTGTAAATGAATTCCTTATTTTTCCCAATACTCCGCCGGTCCATTTAACGGTAAACGGGAAGAGTTATGCCTCCAACGGACAGCCCAATCTGAAACCTGGGCAATTTGGGGATTTTAGCAATTTTTTAGCCGATATCGTCGATGGGATTCGCAACCGTACCGGCATTACTTTTCAGTACATTAGCCCCATCAATGAGCCTCAGTGGGATTGGAGCCATGCTGGGCAGGAGGGAACGCCGTTTCTGAATGACCATGTTGCTTCCGTGACCAGTTCTTTAAGCGCCGCGTTGTTAAAAAGAAAACTTCCCACCCAGATTGTAGTCGCCGAAGCTGCACAGATCGACTACCTCTATTCGGATTTTGGCATGCCAGCCAGAGGAACTAATATCTATACCTTTTTCGATAAAAATTCCGCACATTACCTGGGTAGCCTTCCAAATTTACATCCTGTCATTTCCGGGCACAGTTATTTGACGACATCTCCCTTCGAGCTTTCAGAAATCAAAAGAAAACAGCTGGCATCGGCTGTTAAAAAAGTGCCGGGGCTTGACTACTGGATGACCGAGTATTGTGTTTTGGGTGACAATGAGGGGGAAATTAAAGGAGAAGGTCGTGACTTAACGATCCACACCGCGCTGTATGTGGCAAGGGTTATTCACAATGATTTAGCCAATGCGAATGCCTCCGCCTGGCATTGGTGGCTCGCTGTTTCCCCATATGACTACAAAGACGGGCTGGTTTATATTGACAAGAACAAGGAAAACGGATCATTCCAGACATCAAAAATGCTGTGGGCTTTGGGTAATTTCAGCGCATTTATCCGGCCGGGAGCAGTCAGGATTGAGCTTTCCGGGCTTCCTGGTAATCCGGACCTGCTTGCTTCATCATACAAGAACACGACTGGCGAAATAGTCACAGTCTTAGTCAATTCAGGTACAGAGAAAGTTAATGTCAACCTTGCTTTGCCAGCGGGCAAGTTACAAGACGTAAAGCAATATGAGACATCGGCCGACAAGGATCTGGTTCAAACCCAAATTCTGAAAGAGGGTAACAATCTGACGATCAATGCGAAGAGCATTGTTACCGTTATAGGTAAAATTCACCCATAG
- a CDS encoding GH92 family glycosyl hydrolase: protein MVQQVGVRFFARAFSPFLLLFLAFQQTYGQEKTIWKIGEADNSPSGMALAPDQFKRFLEKDFGYEDNFFLIGHSETQKDWPYVLPGPVNGWGGTGGTSGIRSHFLTALFDIKNKPTAGKWMLVVDILETDSLSAPFFKVLVNGKSWEFQLEKGSGFKDPGRFTANPKEQLVKIDIPSDLIKTGVNEIVMTTLQGGWLAFDQVKLEGPAQAVLSAPGKALLRNVESADYELNVDGKLIQPLLIDVTQLRSEPVIEVKVDGKVILTQKIEEGRYTLEAPMPAVTQSVSATFQVYADKQLISSGKIERAKKRLRTPAGYVNTMLGAGHSRWMIAPGPWMPFGMVKLSPDNQNGGWQAGYDPTFESIGTFSHIHEWTMTGLGIFPTSGPLQIKMGSQNNPDEGYRSRIDKSTEKAPLGYYKVNLADNNITAELTATTRGSFQKYTYHESAVGRVMVDLQIPTEYGYRVKNVKIDKVGPQRIEGYSDQLSRNVWSGGIDQQYKVHFVIEFDQPIKNYGVWLNDEVKKETNLAADSAKNAGLYLEFDTEKNKVLQVRSGISYVSIENAALNLKTEISDPFGWDFELVRSNQEKVWNDLLGRVAISSNDKREKERFYTNMYRSLASRNTFSDVDGSWRDADEVVNKFENKDDVALGCDAFWNTFWNLNQFWNLVTPEWSNRWVKSQLAMYDRGGWLAKGPAGMEYIPVMVAEHEVPLIVGAYQMGIRGYDVGKAYEAVRKMQTTPAESIGGGRAGNEDLTTYLQHQYVPYDQGRFSNSLEYSFDDYTVSQFAKALNKKEDYLKFGERGNWWKNVIDPKTGFARMKDAKGNWLADFDPFKSGANHHYVEGNAWQLTFFVPQDVPGLAKTMGESEFVRRLDWGFNESVKWRYNGPNDQYWDYPVVQGNQQSMHFAFLFNWVKKPWLTQKWSRSVVDRYYGHEVSNAYLGDEDQGQMSAWFVMSTLGLFQTDGGTRVDPIYEIGSPMFKKSVINLGEQFGRGKTFTIEAKNTSRKNVYVQNATLNGKPLTNFWFKATDLLKGGSLVLEMGPVPNIKWGIGALPAAE from the coding sequence ATGGTTCAACAGGTTGGTGTCCGTTTTTTTGCAAGAGCATTTTCCCCTTTCTTATTACTCTTTTTGGCTTTCCAGCAGACCTATGGTCAGGAAAAGACGATATGGAAAATAGGAGAGGCTGACAATTCGCCTTCGGGTATGGCACTGGCCCCTGATCAGTTCAAACGCTTTCTGGAAAAAGACTTCGGCTATGAGGATAATTTTTTTCTGATAGGCCATTCTGAAACCCAGAAAGACTGGCCTTATGTGTTACCCGGACCGGTCAATGGCTGGGGTGGTACGGGAGGTACTTCGGGGATCAGGTCCCATTTTCTGACAGCGTTATTTGACATTAAAAATAAACCGACTGCCGGTAAGTGGATGTTGGTGGTAGATATTCTGGAAACTGATTCACTGTCTGCGCCTTTTTTTAAGGTGCTTGTCAATGGTAAATCGTGGGAATTCCAGCTTGAAAAAGGGTCCGGTTTTAAAGATCCGGGCAGATTTACTGCTAACCCCAAAGAACAGCTCGTTAAAATTGACATTCCTTCGGATTTGATCAAAACGGGGGTTAACGAGATTGTAATGACCACACTGCAAGGCGGTTGGCTGGCATTTGATCAGGTGAAACTGGAAGGTCCGGCGCAAGCGGTCCTTTCTGCTCCCGGCAAAGCGCTGCTTAGGAATGTAGAAAGTGCCGACTATGAACTGAACGTTGACGGAAAGTTAATCCAGCCATTATTAATTGATGTGACGCAGCTTCGCAGTGAGCCGGTGATCGAAGTAAAGGTGGATGGAAAGGTCATTTTAACCCAAAAGATAGAAGAAGGACGCTATACTCTTGAAGCACCTATGCCCGCGGTTACCCAGTCTGTATCAGCCACATTTCAGGTTTATGCAGACAAGCAACTCATAAGCTCCGGCAAGATAGAGCGGGCGAAAAAGAGACTCAGAACACCGGCAGGTTATGTGAATACCATGCTGGGAGCGGGACATTCGAGATGGATGATCGCACCGGGGCCCTGGATGCCTTTTGGAATGGTTAAGTTGAGCCCTGATAATCAAAACGGAGGCTGGCAGGCGGGGTATGACCCTACTTTCGAATCCATTGGTACATTCAGCCACATTCACGAATGGACGATGACGGGCCTTGGTATTTTCCCAACCTCCGGACCGTTGCAGATCAAAATGGGTAGCCAGAATAATCCGGATGAAGGTTACCGTTCAAGAATCGACAAAAGCACAGAGAAGGCGCCTTTGGGTTACTATAAAGTGAACCTGGCAGACAACAACATTACGGCTGAGCTGACCGCGACAACCCGTGGATCATTCCAGAAATATACCTACCACGAAAGTGCTGTCGGTCGCGTCATGGTAGACCTTCAAATCCCGACCGAATATGGGTATAGGGTCAAAAACGTGAAGATTGATAAAGTGGGTCCACAGCGCATTGAGGGGTATAGCGATCAGCTTTCAAGGAATGTCTGGTCGGGCGGGATCGATCAGCAATATAAGGTACATTTCGTGATTGAATTTGATCAGCCCATTAAAAATTATGGGGTATGGCTTAATGATGAAGTGAAAAAGGAAACGAACCTGGCAGCAGACAGCGCGAAGAACGCAGGCCTTTATCTTGAATTTGATACAGAAAAAAACAAGGTTTTGCAGGTGCGGTCGGGGATTTCCTATGTAAGTATTGAAAATGCTGCGCTCAATCTGAAAACTGAAATCTCTGACCCGTTCGGTTGGGATTTCGAGCTGGTAAGAAGTAATCAGGAGAAGGTTTGGAATGATTTACTGGGGCGGGTAGCGATTTCGAGCAACGACAAACGTGAAAAAGAGCGCTTTTATACCAATATGTACCGGTCGCTGGCGAGCAGAAATACATTCAGTGATGTGGATGGCAGCTGGCGCGATGCGGATGAAGTAGTCAACAAATTTGAAAATAAAGATGACGTAGCATTGGGCTGTGATGCTTTCTGGAACACGTTCTGGAACCTGAACCAGTTCTGGAACCTGGTAACGCCCGAATGGTCGAACAGATGGGTTAAATCCCAGCTGGCTATGTACGACCGCGGGGGGTGGCTGGCAAAAGGCCCTGCCGGGATGGAATACATTCCCGTGATGGTGGCTGAGCACGAAGTCCCGCTGATCGTAGGCGCATACCAAATGGGCATCCGCGGGTACGACGTGGGCAAAGCTTACGAGGCTGTCCGCAAGATGCAAACCACCCCTGCCGAGTCAATTGGCGGAGGACGGGCCGGAAACGAAGACCTGACGACTTATTTGCAACATCAGTATGTGCCTTATGATCAGGGGAGGTTTTCGAACTCGCTGGAATATAGTTTTGACGACTATACCGTTTCCCAGTTTGCCAAAGCATTGAATAAAAAAGAAGATTATCTGAAATTCGGCGAAAGAGGAAATTGGTGGAAAAATGTGATCGATCCCAAGACCGGATTTGCCCGGATGAAGGATGCAAAAGGCAATTGGCTTGCAGATTTCGACCCTTTTAAATCCGGCGCTAACCATCACTATGTCGAAGGTAATGCCTGGCAGCTTACATTTTTTGTCCCTCAGGATGTCCCAGGTTTGGCAAAAACAATGGGTGAAAGTGAGTTTGTAAGAAGGCTGGATTGGGGATTCAATGAGAGCGTAAAGTGGCGCTATAATGGCCCGAATGATCAATATTGGGATTATCCGGTGGTACAGGGAAACCAGCAATCAATGCATTTTGCTTTTCTTTTCAACTGGGTTAAAAAGCCGTGGCTGACACAGAAATGGAGCAGGTCTGTGGTGGACCGGTATTACGGGCATGAAGTTTCCAATGCATATCTGGGCGATGAAGATCAGGGGCAAATGAGTGCATGGTTTGTAATGAGCACGCTCGGGCTCTTTCAAACGGACGGCGGAACCCGCGTCGACCCGATTTATGAAATCGGAAGTCCAATGTTCAAAAAATCAGTCATTAATCTTGGAGAGCAGTTTGGAAGAGGCAAGACCTTTACCATTGAGGCTAAAAATACTTCCCGGAAAAACGTATATGTTCAAAATGCAACCCTGAATGGGAAACCCCTGACCAATTTCTGGTTCAAAGCTACCGATCTGTTAAAAGGCGGGTCGCTCGTTTTAGAAATGGGCCCGGTGCCTAATATAAAATGGGGTATAGGTGCCCTTCCGGCTGCGGAATGA